In the Mesorhizobium australicum genome, CCGTCCCGTCTCGACCGCAACTGGCCCGGCGCAACCCGGATCGTGCGGCTGGAGCGTCTGCGCGAGCTGAAGGACCGATGTTCGCGCCAGATCGTCTACGCCATCACCTCGATCCCGCCCGAAGCCATGGACGCCGAAGCCTTGCTCGCCCTCGCCCGCGCCCACTGGCAGATCGAGAACAGGCTCTTCCGCGTCCGCGACGGAGCCTTCGCCGAGGACGCATGCCGCGTCAGACCGGAAGCGCGCC is a window encoding:
- a CDS encoding transposase — protein: MRPIPSRLDRNWPGATRIVRLERLRELKDRCSRQIVYAITSIPPEAMDAEALLALARAHWQIENRLFRVRDGAFAEDACRVRPEARPRRSPICATPASPSSANAIEAKAPRRGLRSKPQGCHQSRHPRMN